One Faecalicatena sp. Marseille-Q4148 DNA window includes the following coding sequences:
- a CDS encoding type IV toxin-antitoxin system AbiEi family antitoxin domain-containing protein — MNKKEKLDNMLCEKNGVLKTTDVIEAGISKTYFMEYAKKMELERVAKGIYLSPDAWEDPFYLLQSRYPQIIFSHETSLYLLGMAEREPLQFTVTVKAGYHAKSMKEQKIKVYRVKKELLELGVVNLESPEGNLVKAYNAERTVCDLLRSRSNVEIQDLQTAIREYLRSKEKNLPQLMRYAKEFRVEKILRPYLEVLL; from the coding sequence ATGAATAAAAAAGAAAAGTTAGACAATATGTTATGTGAAAAGAACGGAGTTCTTAAAACTACTGATGTGATTGAAGCAGGAATTTCAAAGACTTATTTTATGGAATATGCAAAGAAAATGGAATTAGAACGTGTGGCAAAAGGAATTTACTTGTCGCCAGATGCATGGGAAGATCCTTTTTATTTATTACAATCGAGATATCCACAGATTATTTTTTCGCATGAAACTTCGCTTTATTTGTTAGGAATGGCAGAGAGAGAACCGTTACAATTTACGGTTACTGTAAAAGCAGGATATCATGCAAAAAGTATGAAAGAGCAGAAGATAAAAGTATATCGTGTAAAAAAAGAACTTTTAGAGCTAGGGGTAGTAAATTTAGAATCACCAGAGGGGAATCTTGTGAAAGCATACAATGCGGAACGTACCGTGTGTGATTTATTACGAAGCCGCAGTAATGTAGAGATTCAGGATTTACAGACAGCAATAAGGGAATACCTGCGAAGTAAAGAAAAAAATCTGCCACAACTTATGCGATATGCAAAAGAGTTTCGTGTAGAAAAAATTTTAAGACCATATTTAGAGGTGTTGTTATAA
- a CDS encoding AAA family ATPase, whose product MSRCKVIAIANQKGGTGKTTTRVNLGVGLCHG is encoded by the coding sequence ATGTCAAGATGTAAAGTGATTGCGATTGCGAATCAGAAAGGAGGCACAGGGAAAACAACGACAAGGGTAAATCTTGGAGTGGGATTATGCCATGGATAA
- a CDS encoding nucleotide-binding protein, protein MILHEQPNSGKTIIEKIEANSDVQYAVVLYTPCDMGRAKEEGVNEEKERARQNVVFEHGYLIGKLGRDKVSALVKGDIEKPGDISGVVYISMDDAGAWKTELAREMKSIGLEVDMNKL, encoded by the coding sequence ATTATTTTACATGAACAGCCAAATTCGGGTAAGACAATTATAGAGAAGATAGAAGCAAACTCTGATGTACAATATGCTGTGGTATTATATACTCCTTGCGATATGGGGCGTGCTAAAGAAGAAGGTGTTAATGAAGAAAAAGAAAGAGCAAGGCAGAATGTGGTATTTGAACATGGATATTTGATTGGAAAGTTAGGACGGGATAAAGTGAGTGCTTTGGTTAAAGGAGATATAGAGAAACCCGGAGATATTTCGGGAGTGGTATATATATCTATGGACGATGCCGGAGCATGGAAAACAGAACTTGCTAGAGAGATGAAAAGTATAGGTTTAGAAGTTGATATGAACAAATTGTAA
- a CDS encoding AAA family ATPase, with the protein MPDCKVIAITNQKGGTGKTATTVNMGVGLVREGKKVLLVDVDTQGDLTTSLGWGNNDSLRFLD; encoded by the coding sequence ATGCCAGATTGTAAAGTAATTGCAATTACAAATCAAAAAGGTGGAACGGGCAAGACCGCAACTACAGTGAATATGGGTGTCGGTTTGGTTAGAGAAGGAAAGAAAGTGCTTCTTGTGGATGTTGATACTCAGGGGGATTTGACAACTTCTCTTGGATGGGGTAATAACGATAGTTTACGCTTCCTTGATTGA
- a CDS encoding AAA family ATPase, whose protein sequence is MIIKSVDIKNFRGIDHSAIEFKEGFNLIKGENGKGKTSILEAIAVGLGGFITGFNDVATRHFSKDEIRKVIKLTGDGSCDEIYQVPTEVTLKAVLEEKEYEWTRGRTSVKASRSTIQPRNICKVAEKMSLDSEAEYPVLIYQGAGRVWSQKREKSENVFKNKYSRSVGYVDTLLEASNIKLLLNWCIKMEQVSWQKEQKIAEYEAVKKAVADFMTYMNEKGTYQVFYDKQLEELMYRSEEVLLPVSNLSAGYQSLIWMVFDIAYRMAVLNPDKKEVVCETKGIVLIDEIDMHLHPKWQWNIIDALRRTFPNVQFIATTHAPILFASAKDVWVIDIENEDYQYDYSHYGIDINTALKDYQETCGIPNEVQEKVDKFYDALDEEEFEVAKQILEELEVATAPEHPTLIQMRTRYEFETMELD, encoded by the coding sequence ATGATTATTAAAAGCGTTGACATCAAGAATTTTCGAGGTATTGATCATTCTGCAATAGAATTTAAGGAAGGATTTAATCTGATTAAAGGAGAAAATGGAAAAGGAAAAACATCGATCTTAGAGGCGATAGCTGTTGGGCTGGGAGGATTTATCACTGGATTTAATGATGTGGCTACAAGACATTTTTCCAAAGATGAAATACGAAAAGTTATAAAATTGACTGGAGATGGTTCTTGTGATGAAATATACCAAGTACCAACAGAAGTTACGTTAAAGGCTGTTTTAGAGGAAAAAGAATATGAATGGACGAGAGGTAGAACAAGTGTAAAGGCTTCTCGTAGCACAATACAACCACGTAATATTTGTAAAGTGGCTGAAAAAATGTCGTTAGATTCAGAAGCAGAATATCCGGTTTTGATTTATCAAGGGGCAGGAAGAGTTTGGTCACAAAAAAGAGAAAAGTCAGAAAATGTTTTCAAGAATAAGTATTCGCGTTCAGTTGGTTATGTAGATACATTATTAGAAGCATCTAATATTAAATTGCTTCTCAATTGGTGCATCAAAATGGAACAAGTTTCATGGCAAAAAGAACAGAAAATTGCTGAATACGAAGCTGTGAAAAAAGCTGTTGCAGACTTTATGACTTATATGAATGAAAAAGGAACATATCAGGTATTTTACGATAAACAGTTAGAAGAATTGATGTATCGTTCTGAGGAAGTATTGCTTCCAGTTTCTAATTTAAGTGCGGGATATCAATCACTTATTTGGATGGTATTTGACATTGCTTACAGAATGGCAGTATTAAATCCGGATAAAAAAGAAGTTGTATGTGAAACAAAAGGTATTGTTCTGATTGATGAGATTGATATGCATTTGCATCCAAAATGGCAATGGAATATTATCGATGCATTAAGAAGAACATTCCCAAATGTACAATTTATTGCAACAACACACGCACCCATTTTGTTTGCATCGGCAAAAGATGTATGGGTTATTGATATAGAAAATGAAGACTATCAATATGACTATTCCCATTATGGAATTGATATAAATACCGCGCTAAAAGATTATCAGGAAACATGTGGAATTCCAAATGAGGTACAGGAAAAAGTGGACAAGTTTTACGATGCACTGGATGAAGAAGAATTTGAAGTTGCAAAGCAGATTTTAGAAGAATTAGAAGTTGCAACAGCCCCAGAACATCCTACTTTGATTCAGATGCGAACAAGATACGAGTTTGAAACAATGGAGTTAGATTAG
- a CDS encoding transposase — MIPYKQLSLADIFSDCQDKFENDKPAFLSLLETHIDLDEFIPISFRNHFYASTGRTRKYPLQAFLWALIIQRIFSIPTDQLLLTFLTYSKPLREFCGFTKVPDASKITRFKQDFLGDLQLVFDKLVDVTEPICQAIDSAKADMTIFDSSGIEAFVTENNPKYANRIIKQLKAYAKTQGFDKSYDPYKAAYGSMPSHASANPEIKQLYINGHFCYVFKFGIVTNGLGIIRHISFYNKDFMYAHPDIIIEKKSDSPDEDKSVHDSKLLIPTLKDFFSKHPLINPKTFLGDAAFDTTQLYKSLLTGNTFGNDKHFAKAYIPLNARSGLEHPDYTINEDGIPCCPHDPSLSMKYECTSKLRNGITRFKFVCPKMKWAYDKSTRKSYRQCCCKTPCTTSRGGRMVYIYPEKNLRAYPGTIRGTEEWDNTYKIRTVVERNINHIKDNLCLAGRRTQNERTLYVDLILAGITQLISVVLADKIKHHEYIRSLKPLIA; from the coding sequence ATGATACCATATAAACAGCTTTCTTTGGCAGATATTTTTTCGGATTGCCAAGATAAATTTGAAAATGACAAACCTGCATTTCTTTCTCTATTGGAAACTCATATCGATTTGGATGAGTTTATTCCGATTTCTTTCAGAAATCATTTTTATGCATCAACGGGACGAACCCGTAAATACCCTTTACAAGCTTTTTTGTGGGCTTTGATCATCCAACGTATTTTCTCCATCCCTACGGATCAACTTCTTTTGACTTTTCTCACTTACTCAAAACCTCTTCGTGAATTTTGTGGTTTTACCAAAGTCCCAGACGCTTCCAAAATAACCCGCTTCAAACAGGACTTTTTAGGTGACCTGCAGCTTGTTTTCGATAAACTTGTTGATGTTACTGAGCCTATCTGTCAGGCAATTGACTCTGCAAAAGCGGATATGACTATCTTTGATTCTTCCGGTATTGAAGCATTCGTTACAGAAAATAATCCAAAGTATGCTAACAGAATTATCAAACAGCTTAAAGCTTATGCAAAAACTCAGGGATTTGATAAATCTTACGACCCCTACAAAGCTGCTTATGGTTCCATGCCTTCCCATGCTTCTGCTAACCCTGAAATCAAACAACTTTATATCAATGGCCATTTTTGCTATGTTTTCAAATTTGGCATTGTTACCAATGGGCTGGGAATTATTCGTCATATCTCTTTTTATAATAAAGACTTTATGTATGCACATCCTGATATTATTATCGAAAAGAAATCCGACTCCCCTGATGAGGATAAAAGTGTTCATGATTCAAAGCTTTTGATTCCGACACTCAAAGACTTCTTTTCCAAACATCCACTGATTAATCCGAAAACTTTCCTTGGAGATGCAGCTTTCGATACCACACAGCTCTATAAGAGCCTTCTTACTGGTAACACTTTTGGTAATGACAAACATTTCGCCAAAGCTTATATTCCACTGAATGCAAGATCCGGACTTGAACATCCAGACTATACCATCAATGAAGATGGTATCCCCTGCTGTCCTCATGACCCTTCGCTTTCTATGAAGTACGAATGCACTTCTAAACTAAGAAACGGTATTACCAGATTCAAGTTTGTCTGTCCCAAAATGAAGTGGGCTTACGATAAATCTACCAGAAAATCCTATCGGCAATGCTGTTGCAAAACTCCCTGTACCACATCAAGAGGTGGTCGTATGGTTTATATCTATCCTGAAAAGAATCTGCGTGCTTATCCCGGAACGATTCGCGGAACCGAAGAATGGGATAATACCTACAAAATCAGGACTGTTGTGGAAAGAAACATCAATCACATCAAGGATAATCTTTGTCTTGCAGGACGCCGAACCCAGAATGAGAGGACTTTGTATGTGGATTTAATTCTTGCAGGTATTACACAACTCATCAGTGTCGTTCTTGCAGATAAAATCAAACATCACGAATACATTCGAAGTTTAAAACCTCTCATAGCATAG
- a CDS encoding LURP-one-related family protein, whose translation MKLLFKQRLFSWFDSYDIYDESGNTVYVVKGQLSWGHKLIIYDVHGNEVGTVVEKVLTFLPKFEIYKEGSYIGCLSKEFSLLTPRYNIDYNGWHIDGTIMEWEYNILDQSGYQIASISKELLRMTDTYVIDVRDSENALEALMFVLAMDAEKCSRN comes from the coding sequence ATGAAACTGTTATTCAAACAAAGATTGTTTTCGTGGTTTGACAGCTATGATATTTATGATGAGTCCGGTAATACTGTTTATGTAGTAAAAGGTCAGTTATCCTGGGGACACAAACTTATTATTTATGATGTTCATGGAAATGAAGTAGGAACGGTTGTTGAAAAAGTTCTTACATTTCTTCCTAAGTTTGAGATTTATAAAGAGGGCAGTTATATCGGCTGTTTAAGCAAAGAATTTTCACTTTTGACACCACGCTATAATATCGATTACAACGGATGGCATATTGATGGAACAATTATGGAATGGGAATATAATATTCTTGATCAAAGTGGTTATCAGATCGCAAGTATCAGCAAAGAATTGCTGCGCATGACAGATACCTACGTCATTGACGTAAGAGATTCTGAAAATGCATTAGAGGCATTAATGTTTGTGCTGGCAATGGATGCAGAAAAATGTTCCAGGAATTAG
- a CDS encoding DUF2200 domain-containing protein, producing MENEKVFHMKFSKVYPLLIAKAERKGRKKEEVDMITQWLTGYSCEQLDTLLTSDITYRSFFENAPMMNPSRKLIKGSICGVKVEEIQDTLMQEIRYLDKLVDELAKGKAMDKILRK from the coding sequence ATGGAAAATGAAAAAGTATTTCATATGAAATTTTCTAAGGTATATCCTTTGCTGATTGCTAAGGCTGAAAGAAAAGGGCGTAAAAAAGAAGAGGTAGATATGATAACGCAGTGGCTTACCGGCTATTCATGTGAACAGTTGGATACATTGCTTACAAGTGACATTACCTACCGTTCTTTTTTTGAAAATGCTCCCATGATGAATCCAAGCAGAAAATTGATTAAAGGTTCCATCTGCGGCGTAAAAGTTGAGGAAATTCAGGATACCTTGATGCAGGAGATTCGGTATTTGGATAAGCTGGTGGATGAACTTGCTAAAGGGAAGGCAATGGATAAAATACTTCGAAAATAA
- a CDS encoding BlaI/MecI/CopY family transcriptional regulator yields the protein MKNIPQISEAEFEVMKIIWKYAPINTNEVTEKLTHTTDWSPKTIQTMLKRLVAKNALTYSKESRVFVYTPLISEAEYLRQKRTSFLDRYFHGNMTSMLSSYLEEETLSQKELEELRKLLSDKDH from the coding sequence ATGAAAAACATACCACAAATTTCCGAGGCAGAGTTTGAAGTCATGAAAATCATCTGGAAATATGCACCGATCAATACAAACGAAGTTACGGAAAAATTAACTCACACAACTGACTGGAGTCCCAAGACCATTCAAACAATGCTGAAACGTCTTGTAGCAAAAAATGCTCTCACTTATTCAAAAGAAAGCCGGGTATTTGTTTACACACCTTTGATTAGCGAAGCAGAATATCTCCGCCAGAAACGCACTTCCTTTTTGGACCGATATTTTCACGGAAATATGACGTCTATGCTGTCTTCCTATTTAGAAGAGGAAACACTCTCCCAAAAAGAGCTGGAGGAGCTTCGCAAACTTCTTTCTGACAAAGATCATTAG
- a CDS encoding BlaR1 family beta-lactam sensor/signal transducer, translating into MNDSFWYFLDRFGTHFFLCNLFIGLFVGLLAGFKRLFQKYLSSGARYRLWFFFLALLPLPFLPRELFALLNKIPYSSFSQAAQTGLASRKMSQNSGTFVSAFNELNDFAVSVRSSVPSLLPILFSILWGIGTLVMLLITVRSVLHLRTLKHSALPIEDPELVHLYLCCCQEIHFTKKVPLYRTDSLTSPAAAGVWKPCIYLPDTVIADSAIEELRFILLHELQHIKQKDGIIICLTALASIFYWCNPAVHYALREIRFCRELACDTAVLHCLKSSEYRTYGITLLNFAEKSSLRHTAMTAGIYSGKHQMKQRILNIAAFHRQTKRQKLQSLLCCLTAAFLFFGFLPVFAFAGMEQDTYKLLEEIQNISFLNLSELFDDYDGSFVLYDTKDDSWKIYQPQLVKTRVAPNSTYKIYDALLGLETGIITPENSLRSWDKTPCPFPEWETDQTLATAMKNSVNWYFHSLDSQIGRERIQSFLQKIHYGNQKMSSDLSLYWTDASLKISPIEQVLLLKSFHNNDFSFAPKHIAAVQDAIRISSSPDAVLYGKTGTGRIDGQDVNGWFIGYVEMPYRTCYFATNIQGNSNTTGQKASEITASLLSKFHIYPQDGQQ; encoded by the coding sequence TTGAATGATTCTTTTTGGTACTTTTTAGACCGTTTTGGCACACATTTTTTTCTCTGCAATCTTTTCATAGGACTTTTTGTCGGTCTTCTGGCCGGCTTTAAACGCTTGTTCCAAAAGTATTTGTCGTCTGGCGCCCGGTATCGTCTATGGTTCTTTTTCCTTGCACTGCTGCCGCTTCCTTTTCTGCCCCGGGAGTTGTTTGCTCTTTTGAATAAGATTCCTTACAGCTCTTTTTCTCAGGCAGCACAGACTGGGCTTGCTTCTCGTAAAATGTCACAGAATTCCGGAACATTCGTTTCTGCATTCAATGAATTAAATGATTTCGCAGTATCTGTCAGAAGCTCTGTTCCTTCTCTGCTTCCGATTCTTTTTTCAATCCTCTGGGGAATCGGTACGCTTGTAATGCTTCTAATTACAGTCCGCTCCGTTCTGCATTTGCGCACATTGAAACACTCTGCATTACCGATAGAAGATCCGGAATTAGTACATTTATATCTTTGCTGTTGTCAGGAAATACATTTTACGAAAAAAGTACCTCTGTATCGAACAGATTCGCTTACTTCTCCTGCCGCAGCAGGTGTCTGGAAGCCTTGCATCTATCTTCCGGATACCGTGATTGCTGACTCTGCGATTGAAGAACTGCGTTTCATACTATTGCATGAATTGCAGCATATCAAACAGAAGGATGGAATTATCATTTGTCTGACCGCTTTGGCGAGTATCTTTTACTGGTGCAATCCGGCAGTTCATTATGCTCTGAGAGAGATTCGTTTCTGCCGGGAACTTGCCTGTGATACAGCTGTCCTTCACTGCCTTAAGTCATCGGAATACCGGACATATGGAATCACGCTGCTGAATTTTGCAGAGAAATCTTCTCTGCGGCATACCGCTATGACTGCCGGAATCTACAGTGGAAAACACCAAATGAAACAGCGAATTTTAAATATTGCTGCTTTTCACCGTCAGACAAAACGTCAAAAACTTCAGTCCCTTCTTTGCTGTCTGACTGCCGCCTTTCTTTTCTTTGGTTTTCTTCCTGTATTTGCCTTTGCCGGCATGGAACAGGACACTTACAAACTTCTTGAAGAAATACAGAATATTTCCTTTTTGAATCTTTCAGAGCTATTCGATGACTATGACGGCAGCTTTGTCCTGTATGATACAAAAGATGATTCCTGGAAGATTTACCAACCGCAGTTGGTCAAAACACGCGTTGCGCCAAATTCTACTTACAAAATCTACGATGCTCTCCTCGGACTGGAAACGGGCATAATTACCCCTGAAAATTCTCTCCGCTCCTGGGATAAAACACCTTGTCCGTTCCCGGAATGGGAAACAGATCAGACACTCGCAACAGCTATGAAAAATTCTGTGAACTGGTATTTCCACTCCCTGGATTCTCAGATTGGTCGTGAACGCATCCAGTCCTTTCTTCAAAAAATCCATTATGGAAATCAGAAAATGAGTTCTGATCTCTCCCTCTATTGGACAGATGCTTCTTTGAAAATCTCACCGATCGAGCAAGTTTTGCTGCTAAAGTCTTTCCACAATAATGATTTCTCTTTTGCTCCTAAGCACATTGCTGCTGTACAGGATGCGATTCGCATTTCTTCCTCTCCTGACGCTGTGCTATACGGCAAAACAGGAACAGGGCGCATTGACGGGCAGGATGTAAACGGGTGGTTTATCGGATATGTGGAAATGCCGTACCGCACTTGTTATTTTGCTACAAACATCCAGGGAAATTCCAACACCACCGGTCAAAAAGCTTCTGAAATTACTGCCTCACTTCTTTCAAAATTTCACATTTACCCACAAGACGGACAGCAATAA
- the glnA gene encoding type I glutamate--ammonia ligase, translated as MFQNIQQVQDFIQEKGIRFVDFKMIDLRGRWKHLSIPAERFQEEILEHGIGFDGSNYGYAMVENSDMVFIPDISTAVVDPFVKVPTLTMIGDVKVIDQPMNRPFAQYPRNVAKRAVEYMKETEIADEMIIGPEYEFHVFDGVSVSEKPNEIALRIYDKESVWTANMPAEENNGFHTPPHGGYHADQPSDVTFDLRNEMCMEMEKWGVRVKYHHHEVGGSGQLEIETELGEMTSLADATMAAKYVIRNTAAVNGMTATFLPKPVYGEAGNGMHVHMLLKKDGKPVFYDPDRYGQLSETAMYFIGGLLTHVRSLCAITNPTTNSYKRLIPGFEAPVTIGYAMANRSAVVRIPAYVKSPDKKRFELRNPDATCNPYYAYAAILMAGLDGVKNKIDPADHNWGPFDFNLFDLSEEERAALGHLPATLEEALDALEADHDYLTAGGVFPEELIQNWIKTIRADANEISRIPHPAEFARYYDL; from the coding sequence ATGTTTCAGAATATTCAGCAGGTACAGGATTTTATACAGGAAAAAGGGATTCGTTTTGTAGATTTTAAGATGATTGATCTTCGGGGACGCTGGAAACATCTGTCAATTCCGGCAGAGCGTTTCCAGGAAGAAATTCTGGAGCACGGAATCGGATTTGACGGTTCAAATTACGGATATGCTATGGTAGAGAACAGCGATATGGTATTTATTCCGGATATTTCTACGGCGGTCGTAGATCCTTTTGTAAAAGTTCCGACACTGACTATGATTGGAGATGTAAAGGTAATCGATCAGCCGATGAACAGGCCTTTTGCCCAGTATCCGAGAAATGTGGCAAAAAGAGCTGTAGAATATATGAAAGAAACCGAAATTGCAGATGAGATGATTATTGGGCCGGAATATGAATTTCATGTATTTGACGGAGTAAGCGTCAGCGAAAAGCCGAATGAAATTGCGCTTCGGATTTATGATAAGGAGTCTGTGTGGACCGCAAATATGCCGGCAGAAGAAAATAATGGATTTCATACACCGCCACACGGAGGATATCATGCAGATCAGCCATCCGATGTTACGTTCGATCTTCGGAATGAGATGTGTATGGAAATGGAAAAATGGGGTGTCCGTGTAAAATATCATCATCACGAAGTGGGAGGCTCCGGCCAGTTGGAAATTGAGACGGAACTGGGAGAAATGACAAGTCTCGCAGACGCAACGATGGCCGCAAAATATGTGATCCGTAATACGGCAGCCGTAAATGGCATGACAGCTACCTTTCTTCCAAAACCTGTTTACGGGGAAGCAGGAAATGGAATGCATGTGCATATGCTGCTGAAGAAAGACGGAAAACCGGTTTTTTATGATCCGGATCGCTATGGACAGCTCAGTGAAACGGCGATGTATTTTATTGGAGGTCTGCTGACTCATGTGCGAAGTCTTTGTGCGATTACAAATCCGACAACGAACTCTTACAAACGACTGATTCCGGGATTTGAAGCGCCGGTTACGATAGGATATGCCATGGCCAACAGAAGCGCTGTTGTGAGAATTCCGGCATATGTAAAATCTCCGGATAAGAAGCGGTTTGAATTAAGAAATCCAGATGCGACCTGCAATCCTTATTATGCGTATGCAGCAATTCTTATGGCAGGATTGGACGGTGTGAAAAATAAAATCGATCCGGCAGATCATAATTGGGGGCCGTTTGATTTTAATCTCTTTGATCTTTCAGAAGAAGAAAGAGCGGCGCTCGGCCATTTGCCGGCAACTCTTGAGGAAGCTTTAGATGCGCTGGAAGCAGATCACGACTACCTGACTGCAGGCGGCGTATTTCCGGAAGAACTGATTCAGAACTGGATCAAAACGATCCGGGCAGATGCAAATGAAATCAGCAGAATCCCGCATCCGGCTGAATTTGCACGTTATTATGATCTGTAA
- the ade gene encoding adenine deaminase: MKKETLKKLIDVAAGRIPADLVIKNCKVMNVFSGEITSGDIAVSDGMIAGIGTYEGKETVDAKGRYAAPGLIDSHIHIESSYVSPEEIGRLLVPHGATTIIADPHEIVNVCGLRGLEYMLEAAKGTALDIKYVLPSCVPATPFEHAGAVINAPEMEEPLQIEEILGLGEFMNFPGVIQAEDSVLDKLMAAKNAGKFIDGHGPGIAGKELNAYAAAGILADHECSTVEEMKARLENGMYILMRQGSACHNLRTLLAGVTEQNSRRCLLCSDDRQPKTILHEGHLDNHLRICIEEGLDAMTAVRMATLNAAECFGLKDRGALAPGYRADIVLFDDLKDFPVNRVWIEGRAVAEEGTYLPKICPHEISSVKGSVVVKDFSKEKLKMHLKSDFVHVIEILPGGVVTKKETAQIKLDEKGEFVREAEKDIVKVAVVERHQGTGNVACGFLKGYGIKEGAVALSIAHDSHNIIVVGVSDEEMTFAVEELVRQEGGIVLVKEGEVIERMPLPIAGLMSDQSGEWVDEKLTAIHEKAYSELGICGDVEPVMTLCFMSLAVIPELKLTDMGLFDVTSFSFIPVEA; this comes from the coding sequence ATGAAAAAAGAGACACTGAAGAAGCTGATCGATGTGGCGGCAGGGCGTATACCGGCCGATCTTGTGATCAAGAACTGTAAGGTAATGAATGTTTTTTCCGGAGAGATTACTTCGGGAGATATTGCAGTGAGTGACGGAATGATCGCAGGAATCGGAACATATGAGGGGAAAGAAACTGTGGATGCCAAAGGGAGGTATGCCGCTCCGGGATTGATTGACAGTCATATTCACATCGAATCTTCGTATGTAAGTCCGGAGGAAATCGGAAGGCTGCTTGTGCCGCATGGCGCTACAACGATTATTGCAGATCCACATGAAATTGTAAATGTATGCGGGCTGCGGGGATTAGAGTATATGCTGGAGGCAGCAAAAGGAACAGCGCTTGATATCAAATATGTGCTTCCTTCCTGTGTGCCGGCAACACCATTTGAGCATGCAGGAGCTGTGATCAATGCACCGGAGATGGAAGAGCCGCTTCAGATAGAAGAAATCCTAGGACTTGGGGAGTTTATGAATTTTCCGGGTGTGATACAGGCAGAGGACAGCGTGCTTGATAAGTTAATGGCAGCAAAGAACGCAGGGAAATTCATTGATGGACATGGACCTGGGATTGCAGGAAAAGAGTTAAATGCATATGCTGCTGCAGGAATTCTGGCTGATCATGAATGTTCTACCGTAGAAGAGATGAAAGCGCGATTAGAGAATGGAATGTATATTCTGATGCGGCAAGGTTCTGCCTGTCATAATCTGCGAACGCTTTTGGCGGGAGTGACGGAACAAAACAGCAGAAGGTGTCTGCTTTGTTCTGATGACCGTCAGCCAAAGACGATTCTGCATGAGGGACATTTGGATAATCATTTGAGAATCTGTATTGAAGAAGGATTAGATGCTATGACAGCAGTCCGTATGGCGACATTAAATGCGGCAGAGTGTTTTGGACTGAAGGACAGAGGAGCGTTAGCGCCGGGATACCGCGCGGACATTGTACTGTTTGATGATCTGAAAGATTTTCCTGTGAATCGCGTTTGGATTGAAGGAAGGGCTGTGGCAGAAGAAGGAACATATCTTCCGAAGATCTGTCCGCATGAGATTTCTTCCGTGAAAGGCAGCGTAGTTGTAAAGGATTTTTCAAAAGAGAAGCTGAAAATGCATCTGAAATCCGATTTTGTCCATGTGATAGAAATTCTTCCGGGCGGTGTTGTGACAAAGAAAGAGACAGCGCAGATTAAACTGGATGAAAAGGGAGAATTTGTGCGGGAAGCAGAGAAAGATATTGTGAAAGTGGCAGTTGTTGAGCGACATCAGGGAACAGGAAATGTGGCATGCGGTTTTCTGAAAGGTTATGGAATCAAAGAAGGAGCTGTGGCATTGTCTATCGCACACGATTCTCACAATATTATCGTTGTAGGAGTCAGTGATGAAGAGATGACTTTTGCCGTAGAAGAACTGGTGCGTCAGGAAGGTGGGATTGTCCTTGTAAAAGAAGGAGAAGTGATTGAACGGATGCCGCTGCCGATTGCAGGGTTGATGAGCGACCAAAGCGGTGAATGGGTAGATGAGAAATTGACAGCAATCCATGAGAAAGCTTATTCAGAACTTGGAATTTGCGGTGATGTAGAGCCGGTAATGACACTTTGTTTCATGTCGCTGGCAGTCATTCCGGAACTGAAACTGACAGATATGGGATTATTTGATGTGACTTCATTTTCATTTATTCCAGTGGAAGCTTAA